A region of Subdoligranulum variabile DNA encodes the following proteins:
- a CDS encoding ATP-binding protein: MNPGKKRRKAVVEERDCVACGCCVKVCPLGAIQVLHGITARVNPDKCVGCEKCVRECPASVIQLQEVEA; this comes from the coding sequence ATGAATCCAGGGAAGAAGCGCCGCAAGGCCGTTGTGGAAGAACGGGACTGTGTGGCCTGCGGCTGTTGTGTCAAGGTATGCCCGCTGGGCGCCATCCAGGTACTCCACGGCATCACTGCACGGGTGAATCCGGACAAGTGCGTAGGCTGCGAGAAATGCGTCCGGGAGTGTCCGGCCAGCGTGATCCAGCTGCAGGAGGTGGAAGCATGA